One genomic window of Nakamurella panacisegetis includes the following:
- a CDS encoding MATE family efflux transporter, translating to MTSTEVSTRRIVSLAASAFVVLAAEPLFLLVDTAVVGHLGQVPLAGLGAAGTVMTLLALVGTSLEYGTTGRAARFFGAGRRAAAVNEGVQASWLALFIGAIAVVVGELIADPLTRLIVGGNVSVSDAAESWLRIAILGLPGVLLVLAGNGWLRGVQDTRTPVRIVVLANVISAVLSPVLVYPAGLGLEGSAIANVAAQWVGGTLCVLALRRENTPEHPLQLRMDWPVMRGQLVVSRDLVLRATAFQASYMTAAGVAGRMGAAQLAAHQIGMQLWNFAALLLDSFAIAAQSLVGASLGGGDAHAAKSTAWRVSRYGLIAGVVFGAVAAAGWYLIPLAFSSDAAVQHQAHVLWPWLVGMMPVGGVLFALDGVLIGAGDNSFLRTVTLVSALCGYIPLALCALIFHWGLGGVWAGLSLFILLRFIGMALRTRSGRWLVVGETRR from the coding sequence ATGACCAGCACCGAGGTGTCGACCCGACGGATCGTCTCGCTGGCGGCGTCGGCCTTCGTCGTGCTCGCCGCGGAACCGTTGTTCCTGCTGGTCGACACGGCCGTGGTCGGGCATCTGGGGCAGGTGCCGTTGGCCGGACTGGGCGCGGCGGGCACGGTGATGACGTTGCTGGCCTTGGTCGGCACGTCGCTGGAGTACGGAACCACCGGGCGAGCGGCGCGCTTCTTCGGGGCCGGCCGGCGGGCGGCGGCCGTCAACGAGGGCGTGCAGGCGTCATGGCTGGCGCTGTTCATCGGCGCGATCGCGGTTGTCGTCGGCGAGTTGATCGCAGACCCGCTGACCAGGCTGATCGTCGGTGGCAACGTGTCGGTCTCGGATGCCGCCGAGTCGTGGTTGCGCATCGCCATTCTCGGACTCCCGGGCGTGCTTCTGGTGCTGGCCGGCAACGGATGGCTGCGCGGAGTGCAGGACACCCGCACGCCAGTGCGCATCGTGGTGCTGGCCAACGTCATCTCCGCCGTCCTTTCGCCGGTGCTGGTCTACCCGGCGGGGTTGGGACTCGAAGGCTCGGCCATCGCCAACGTGGCCGCACAATGGGTCGGCGGCACGCTGTGTGTGCTGGCCTTGCGTCGGGAGAACACCCCGGAGCACCCACTGCAACTGCGGATGGACTGGCCGGTGATGCGCGGCCAACTGGTGGTCAGCCGGGATCTGGTGTTGCGGGCCACGGCCTTTCAGGCGTCCTACATGACGGCGGCCGGCGTGGCCGGACGGATGGGGGCGGCCCAGCTCGCGGCCCACCAGATCGGGATGCAGCTGTGGAACTTCGCCGCCCTGCTTCTGGATTCGTTCGCCATCGCCGCGCAGTCACTGGTCGGTGCCTCGCTCGGCGGCGGAGATGCGCACGCCGCGAAGAGCACGGCGTGGCGGGTGTCGCGGTACGGCCTGATCGCCGGGGTGGTGTTCGGTGCCGTCGCCGCGGCCGGCTGGTACCTGATCCCCCTGGCCTTCAGTTCCGACGCGGCCGTGCAGCACCAGGCTCACGTGCTGTGGCCGTGGCTGGTCGGCATGATGCCGGTGGGAGGGGTGCTGTTCGCTCTCGACGGCGTCCTGATCGGTGCTGGTGACAACTCGTTCCTGCGCACCGTGACGTTGGTGTCGGCGTTGTGCGGCTACATCCCGCTTGCGTTGTGCGCGTTGATCTTCCACTGGGGACTGGGGGGAGTGTGGGCCGGACTGTCCTTGTTCATCCTCCTGCGGTTCATCGGGATGGCGCTGCGCACCCGCAGCGGACGCTGGCTGGTCGTCGGGGAGACCCGGCGGTGA
- a CDS encoding HAD family hydrolase: MSGMNTARRSLIFDADDTLWENNVLFERVVEDYLDWLAHPTLSRPEIRSVLDDIEAANVKNNGYGSRAFLGNLAQTFERLYARPVTDAQRAEIEDLAAALLHHDIELMPGVADVLGTLGTRHDLFLLTKGDQTEQRRKLDASGLAHHFAAVHIVPEKDPDVYREVTVEHGLINENTWMIGNSPKSDILPARAAGLNAVFIPHVSTWVLEHSEIPPDDRVLRLPSFTALLDHF, translated from the coding sequence CTGTCCGGCATGAACACCGCACGACGCTCCCTGATCTTCGACGCCGATGACACGCTGTGGGAGAACAACGTGCTGTTCGAGCGAGTTGTCGAGGACTACCTGGACTGGCTGGCCCATCCGACGCTGAGCCGTCCCGAGATCCGTTCGGTGCTGGACGACATCGAAGCGGCCAACGTCAAGAACAACGGGTACGGGTCGCGCGCGTTCCTGGGCAACCTGGCCCAGACCTTCGAGCGGCTCTACGCCCGACCGGTGACCGACGCGCAGCGGGCGGAGATCGAAGACCTGGCCGCGGCCCTGCTGCATCACGACATCGAACTGATGCCCGGGGTGGCCGACGTGCTGGGCACCCTCGGTACCCGACACGACCTGTTCCTGCTGACCAAGGGCGACCAGACCGAGCAGCGTCGCAAGCTCGACGCATCCGGGTTGGCGCACCACTTCGCGGCCGTGCACATCGTGCCGGAGAAGGACCCTGACGTCTACCGGGAAGTCACCGTCGAACACGGATTGATCAACGAAAACACCTGGATGATCGGCAACTCGCCGAAGTCGGACATCCTTCCCGCCCGGGCCGCCGGGCTCAATGCGGTGTTCATCCCGCACGTCAGCACGTGGGTCCTGGAGCACTCGGAGATCCCGCCCGACGACCGGGTGCTGCGCCTTCCGTCGTTCACCGCGTTGCTCGATCACTTCTGA
- a CDS encoding sigma-70 family RNA polymerase sigma factor, whose protein sequence is MVSPHPTFPTITPTIPAQRSAPEPIPREPDARLMAAIAAGDQAAFGALFVRFSAGVQRIVLTVVRDPAQSDEVVQEVFLTIWREAARFDPARSSVAGYVTMLARGKAVDRVRASQASRSRDERYRVSNLDRHDHYDPVIELALLREESSQVRSALAGLTRFQREAIELHYLDGLTYLEVGRLLGVSAGTVKSRVRSGMASLRLRLGGPDWVG, encoded by the coding sequence GTGGTCTCCCCCCACCCCACATTCCCAACCATCACCCCCACCATTCCGGCGCAGCGTTCGGCACCGGAGCCGATCCCGCGTGAACCGGATGCCCGCCTGATGGCCGCGATCGCGGCGGGCGACCAGGCGGCGTTCGGCGCACTGTTCGTCCGCTTCTCGGCCGGCGTCCAGCGCATCGTCCTGACCGTTGTTCGGGATCCGGCGCAATCCGACGAAGTCGTCCAGGAGGTGTTCCTCACCATCTGGCGAGAGGCCGCCCGCTTCGACCCGGCGCGCAGTTCGGTCGCCGGCTACGTCACGATGCTCGCCCGCGGCAAGGCGGTCGACCGGGTGCGGGCCTCGCAGGCGTCCCGTTCGCGCGACGAGCGGTACCGGGTCAGCAACCTCGATCGCCACGATCACTACGACCCGGTCATCGAGCTCGCACTGCTCCGCGAGGAGAGCTCGCAGGTCAGGTCGGCCCTGGCCGGTCTCACGCGCTTCCAGCGTGAGGCCATCGAACTGCACTACCTGGACGGTCTGACGTATCTGGAGGTCGGCCGTCTGCTCGGCGTCTCGGCGGGCACTGTCAAGTCGCGGGTCCGCAGCGGGATGGCGTCCCTGCGCCTCCGGCTCGGAGGACCAGATTGGGTGGGCTGA
- a CDS encoding RNA polymerase sigma factor, translated as MPDVRPARSTRVTIEDVFRSEYPRLVGALARMSSDLGVAEELAQDAMVAALEQWPVTGVPANPGAWLTTIGKRRAVDLFRRNSREHRKFALISRESDPKAEAVTEDPDAALDHDLGDNLLRLMFTACHPVLGLSARVALTLKVVGGLTTDEIARAFLVPESTVAQRIVRAKKALSTAAVPFEVPRGADFLERLPSVLQVVYLIYNEGYSATSSDDWMRPDLCDDALRLGRTLAGLLPSEPDVLGLVALMEIQSSRQSARVGLAGEPVLLLDQNRADWDRSAITRGLDALSRAEGLAPVRGPYLLQAAIAAAHARAATAEDTDWRHMADLYTELAVLVGSPVVELNRAVALGMAYGPLAGLELVDQLVDDSALPRYHLLNSVRGDLLYKLGRFEEARAEFERAAQLTRNAREREMSLARARACVAAEPR; from the coding sequence GTGCCCGACGTCCGGCCCGCCCGGTCTACCCGCGTCACGATCGAGGACGTCTTCCGGTCGGAGTACCCGCGTCTGGTCGGCGCCCTGGCCCGGATGAGCAGCGACCTCGGCGTCGCCGAGGAACTGGCCCAGGACGCCATGGTCGCTGCCCTGGAGCAATGGCCCGTCACCGGGGTCCCGGCCAATCCGGGCGCGTGGTTGACGACGATCGGGAAGCGCCGCGCCGTCGACCTGTTCCGCCGCAATTCCCGCGAGCACCGGAAATTTGCGTTGATCAGTCGCGAGTCGGATCCGAAGGCGGAAGCGGTGACCGAAGACCCCGACGCCGCCCTGGATCACGATCTCGGCGACAACCTGCTCCGCTTGATGTTCACCGCGTGCCACCCGGTGCTGGGCCTGTCGGCCCGGGTGGCGCTGACTCTGAAAGTGGTCGGAGGCCTGACCACGGATGAGATCGCCCGGGCCTTCCTGGTCCCGGAATCCACCGTCGCGCAACGGATCGTCCGGGCCAAGAAGGCGCTGTCCACCGCCGCGGTGCCGTTCGAGGTTCCGCGGGGCGCGGACTTCCTCGAGCGGCTGCCGTCCGTCCTGCAGGTGGTCTACCTCATCTACAACGAGGGTTACTCGGCGACGTCCAGCGACGACTGGATGCGACCGGATCTCTGTGACGATGCGCTGCGCCTGGGTCGAACCCTGGCCGGGCTGCTGCCGTCGGAACCGGACGTCCTGGGTCTGGTCGCGCTGATGGAGATCCAGTCGTCCCGCCAGTCGGCCCGGGTCGGGCTGGCCGGTGAGCCGGTGCTGCTGCTCGACCAGAACCGGGCGGACTGGGATCGGTCAGCCATCACCCGCGGGCTGGACGCGCTCTCCCGGGCCGAAGGGCTGGCCCCGGTCCGCGGTCCTTACCTGCTGCAGGCCGCGATCGCCGCCGCCCATGCACGAGCGGCCACGGCCGAGGACACGGACTGGCGCCACATGGCCGACCTGTACACGGAACTCGCCGTATTGGTCGGCTCCCCGGTGGTGGAGCTGAACCGCGCGGTCGCGCTGGGCATGGCCTACGGTCCGCTGGCCGGGCTCGAGCTGGTCGACCAGCTGGTCGACGATTCCGCGTTGCCGCGCTACCACCTGCTGAACAGTGTCCGCGGTGATCTGCTGTACAAGTTGGGCCGGTTCGAGGAGGCCAGAGCCGAGTTCGAACGTGCGGCGCAACTGACCCGTAACGCCCGGGAACGGGAGATGTCGTTGGCCCGGGCCAGAGCCTGCGTGGCCGCCGAGCCCCGGTGA
- a CDS encoding YciI family protein, with amino-acid sequence MRFLGYTMGDDSVPMDPPSPQMMAEMGRFIDEVTASGHLIATGAFKPVASGTTKVSLHGGEFTVTDGPFTEAKELIGGWALTEYDTLEECVAMTKKFLSIVGEGDTTIRQIWGDDDFPTDFDPAALEAHQANPQG; translated from the coding sequence ATGCGATTCCTCGGCTACACCATGGGCGACGACTCGGTCCCGATGGACCCACCCAGCCCCCAAATGATGGCTGAGATGGGCCGGTTCATCGATGAGGTGACCGCATCCGGCCACCTCATCGCCACCGGTGCGTTCAAGCCCGTCGCGTCCGGGACGACCAAGGTCAGCCTCCACGGCGGCGAGTTCACCGTCACCGACGGTCCGTTCACCGAGGCCAAGGAGCTGATCGGCGGCTGGGCGCTGACCGAGTACGACACCCTGGAGGAGTGCGTCGCCATGACCAAGAAGTTCCTCTCGATCGTGGGGGAGGGCGACACCACGATCCGGCAGATCTGGGGTGACGACGACTTCCCGACGGACTTCGACCCAGCGGCTCTGGAGGCCCACCAGGCGAACCCGCAGGGCTGA
- the metH gene encoding methionine synthase, producing MPVPNTPHLRPDATAPLTELLRSRILVLDGAMGTMIQRHTFSEAEYRGERFADWHRDLKGNNDLLTLTQPDTIHAIHRAYLDAGADLVETNTFNAQVISLADYGMEELAYELNYESARLARAACDEVTALDPTRPRYVAGALGPTNRTASISPDVNDPGARNVTYTELVEAYLQQANGLVDGGADVLLIETIFDTLNAKAAIFAVETLFEERGRRWPVMISGTITDASGRTLSGQVTEAFWNSVRHADPLLIGLNCALGAAEMRPYLAEISRIADCFVSCYPNAGLPNAFGEYDEAPDQTAAIVKEFATSGLLNLLGGCCGTTPDHIGAMAASVAGVVPRTPPSRDRALRLSGLEPLNVVPESLFVNVGERTNITGSAKFRNLIRDGDYNAALTVARQQVENGAQIIDINMDEGMIDGVAAMDRFVKLIASEPDISRVPLMVDSSKFEVIEAGLRCVQGKPIVNSISMKEGVEKFKEQARLCRKYGAAIVVMAFDEDGQADNLQRRKDICARAYKILVEEVGFPAEDIIFDPNIFAVATGIEEHANYGLDFIEGTRWIKQNLPGALVSGGVSNVSFSFRGNNAVREAIHAVFLYHAIAAGMDMGIVNAGALVVYDQVDARLRDAIEDVILNRRPDAAERLLEIATEFAGAGKKIEAANDEWRSLPVDERITHALVKGIDDYAETDTEELRQLIEGRGGQPIEVIEGPLMAGMNVVGDLFGAGKMFLPQVVKSARVMKKAVAYLIPFIEAGKAANGDTGSSSNGTVVMATVKGDVHDIGKNIVGVVLQCNNYDVIDLGVMVPAQKILDAAKEHDADVIGLSGLITPSLDEMVNFAAEMERQGFDIPLMIGGATTSRAHTAVKVDKKYHGPVIWVKDASRSVPVVAALLSDDQRPALLASVEADYDSLRERYAARSEAKALLPIDKARANKTPIDWTGYRPPRPRLLTQQAPDVHHDGDWVSATATQFVKAFHDYPIAELREYIDWQPFFNAWEMKGRFPDILNNPASGEAARRLWDDAQAMLDKIIDERWLRASGVFGLFPASTVDDDDIEVYTDETRREVLTTLHEVRQQTEHRPGVPHRSLADFVAPKSTGLHDYVGAFAVTAGLGIGEHITRFKAALDDYSAILLESLADRLAEAFAERLHERVRTEFWAYQPDEDLDNESLIKERYVGIRPAPGYPACPEHTEKQTIWELLDVEKRTGIELTESMAMWPGAAVSGLYFSHPQSQYFVVGQIGRDQVENYAKRKGWTTDEAERWLSPNLGYRTDNE from the coding sequence ATGCCAGTGCCGAACACGCCGCATCTACGCCCTGACGCCACCGCTCCGCTGACCGAACTGCTGCGGTCGCGGATCCTTGTTCTCGATGGCGCGATGGGCACGATGATCCAGCGGCACACCTTCAGCGAGGCGGAGTACCGCGGCGAGCGGTTCGCCGACTGGCACCGCGACCTCAAGGGCAACAACGACCTGCTGACGCTGACCCAGCCCGACACCATCCACGCGATCCACCGGGCCTACCTGGACGCCGGCGCCGACCTGGTCGAGACCAACACGTTCAACGCCCAGGTGATCTCGCTGGCCGATTACGGGATGGAGGAGCTGGCCTACGAACTGAACTACGAGTCGGCCCGGCTGGCCCGCGCCGCCTGCGACGAGGTGACGGCGCTCGACCCCACCCGTCCCCGGTACGTCGCCGGGGCTCTGGGCCCGACCAACCGCACGGCGTCCATCTCCCCCGACGTCAACGACCCCGGGGCCCGGAACGTCACCTACACGGAACTGGTCGAGGCCTACCTGCAGCAGGCCAACGGCCTGGTCGACGGCGGCGCCGACGTCCTGCTGATCGAGACCATCTTCGACACCCTGAACGCGAAGGCGGCGATCTTCGCCGTCGAGACCCTGTTCGAGGAGCGCGGGCGCCGCTGGCCCGTGATGATCTCCGGGACGATCACCGATGCCTCCGGCCGGACCTTGTCCGGCCAGGTCACCGAGGCCTTCTGGAATTCCGTCCGGCACGCCGACCCGCTGTTGATCGGCCTGAACTGCGCCCTGGGCGCGGCCGAGATGCGGCCGTACCTGGCCGAGATCTCCCGGATCGCGGACTGCTTCGTCTCCTGCTACCCCAACGCCGGCCTGCCCAACGCGTTCGGCGAGTACGACGAGGCCCCCGACCAGACGGCGGCCATCGTCAAGGAGTTCGCGACCAGCGGCCTGCTCAACCTGCTCGGGGGTTGCTGCGGCACCACCCCGGACCACATCGGGGCCATGGCGGCCTCGGTCGCCGGGGTCGTCCCGCGCACCCCGCCGTCCCGGGACCGGGCCCTGCGGTTGTCCGGCCTCGAGCCGCTGAACGTCGTGCCGGAGTCCTTGTTCGTCAACGTCGGCGAGCGGACCAACATCACCGGCTCGGCCAAGTTCCGGAACCTGATCCGCGACGGCGACTACAACGCCGCGCTGACCGTGGCCCGGCAGCAGGTGGAGAACGGCGCGCAGATCATCGACATCAACATGGACGAGGGGATGATCGACGGCGTCGCGGCCATGGACCGCTTCGTGAAACTGATCGCCTCCGAACCGGACATCAGCCGGGTCCCCCTGATGGTCGACTCCTCCAAGTTCGAGGTGATCGAGGCCGGCCTGCGATGTGTGCAGGGCAAGCCGATCGTGAACTCGATCTCGATGAAAGAGGGCGTGGAAAAGTTCAAGGAGCAGGCCCGGCTGTGCCGCAAGTACGGCGCGGCGATCGTCGTCATGGCGTTCGACGAGGACGGGCAGGCCGACAACCTGCAGCGCCGCAAGGACATCTGTGCGCGGGCCTACAAGATCCTGGTCGAGGAAGTCGGCTTCCCGGCCGAGGACATCATCTTCGACCCGAACATCTTCGCCGTGGCCACCGGCATCGAGGAGCACGCCAACTACGGGCTGGACTTCATCGAGGGCACGCGCTGGATCAAGCAGAACCTGCCGGGCGCGCTGGTCTCCGGCGGCGTCTCCAACGTGTCGTTCTCCTTCCGCGGCAACAACGCCGTGCGGGAGGCGATCCACGCGGTCTTCCTCTATCACGCGATCGCCGCCGGCATGGATATGGGCATCGTCAACGCCGGGGCCCTGGTCGTCTACGACCAGGTCGACGCCCGGCTGCGCGATGCCATCGAGGACGTCATCCTCAACCGGCGGCCCGACGCGGCCGAGCGGCTGCTGGAGATCGCCACCGAGTTCGCCGGGGCCGGCAAGAAGATCGAGGCGGCCAACGACGAATGGCGGTCGCTGCCGGTGGACGAGCGGATCACCCACGCGCTGGTCAAGGGCATCGACGACTACGCCGAGACGGATACCGAGGAGCTGCGCCAGCTCATCGAAGGTCGGGGCGGCCAGCCGATCGAGGTGATCGAGGGCCCGCTGATGGCCGGCATGAACGTGGTCGGCGATCTCTTCGGCGCCGGCAAGATGTTCCTGCCTCAGGTGGTGAAGTCGGCCCGCGTCATGAAGAAGGCGGTCGCCTACCTGATCCCGTTCATCGAGGCGGGCAAGGCGGCGAACGGTGATACCGGAAGCTCGTCGAACGGCACCGTTGTGATGGCCACGGTCAAGGGTGACGTCCACGACATCGGCAAGAACATCGTCGGAGTGGTGTTGCAGTGCAACAACTACGACGTGATCGATCTCGGGGTGATGGTCCCCGCGCAGAAGATCCTGGACGCCGCGAAGGAGCACGACGCGGACGTCATCGGGCTGTCCGGCCTGATCACCCCGTCGCTGGACGAGATGGTGAACTTCGCGGCCGAGATGGAGCGCCAGGGTTTCGACATCCCACTGATGATCGGCGGTGCCACCACCTCGCGAGCGCACACCGCGGTGAAGGTCGACAAGAAGTACCACGGCCCGGTGATCTGGGTGAAGGACGCGTCCCGGTCGGTTCCGGTTGTCGCGGCCCTGCTCTCGGACGACCAGCGACCGGCGCTGCTGGCGTCGGTGGAAGCCGACTACGACTCGCTGCGCGAGCGGTACGCGGCCCGGAGCGAGGCCAAGGCGCTGCTGCCGATCGACAAGGCCAGGGCGAACAAGACCCCGATCGACTGGACCGGCTACCGGCCGCCGCGGCCGCGGCTGCTCACCCAGCAGGCGCCCGACGTGCACCACGACGGCGACTGGGTGTCGGCCACGGCCACGCAGTTCGTCAAGGCGTTCCACGATTACCCGATCGCCGAGCTCCGCGAGTACATCGACTGGCAGCCGTTCTTCAACGCCTGGGAGATGAAGGGCCGGTTCCCGGACATCCTCAACAACCCGGCGTCGGGCGAGGCGGCGCGCCGCCTGTGGGACGACGCTCAGGCGATGCTGGACAAGATCATCGACGAGAGGTGGCTCCGGGCGTCCGGCGTGTTCGGGTTGTTCCCGGCGAGCACGGTGGACGACGACGACATCGAGGTCTACACGGACGAGACCCGTCGTGAGGTGCTCACCACCCTGCACGAGGTGCGGCAGCAGACCGAACACCGCCCGGGCGTCCCGCACCGTTCCCTGGCCGACTTCGTGGCGCCCAAGAGCACGGGGTTGCACGACTACGTCGGAGCGTTCGCGGTGACCGCGGGCCTTGGCATCGGCGAACACATCACGAGGTTCAAGGCCGCCCTCGATGACTACAGCGCGATCCTGCTGGAGTCACTGGCCGACCGGCTGGCCGAGGCGTTCGCCGAGCGGCTGCACGAGCGGGTGCGGACCGAGTTCTGGGCCTACCAGCCGGACGAGGACCTGGACAACGAGTCGCTGATCAAGGAGCGGTACGTGGGGATCCGGCCTGCTCCTGGCTACCCGGCGTGCCCCGAGCACACCGAGAAGCAGACGATCTGGGAGCTGCTGGACGTCGAGAAGCGCACCGGCATCGAACTGACCGAGAGCATGGCCATGTGGCCCGGCGCCGCGGTCAGCGGGCTGTACTTCTCGCATCCGCAGTCGCAGTACTTCGTCGTCGGGCAGATCGGCCGCGACCAGGTGGAGAACTACGCCAAGCGCAAGGGCTGGACGACCGACGAGGCCGAGCGCTGGCTGTCGCCCAACCTCGGATACCGCACCGACAACGAGTAG
- a CDS encoding nitroreductase family deazaflavin-dependent oxidoreductase, whose amino-acid sequence MGLLTPLAVRIGRIPWLPRYLPQIVWVDLWLQRLSGGRVTLLRIAGLPNLVLTVTGRKSGRAHLTPLLCVPVDGGFAVAGSNFGSPTEPAWALNLLAAGRGSLSYGGVTREFTSHLAVGEERTALWRELLGVWPNFALYEQRTTRTIKVFRLTPTG is encoded by the coding sequence ATGGGACTGTTGACGCCGCTGGCGGTTCGGATCGGCCGGATTCCCTGGCTGCCCCGCTACCTGCCGCAGATCGTCTGGGTCGACCTGTGGTTGCAGCGGCTGTCCGGTGGGCGCGTGACCCTGCTGCGGATCGCCGGACTGCCCAACCTGGTGCTCACGGTGACCGGTCGGAAGTCCGGCCGCGCCCACCTGACACCGTTGCTGTGTGTCCCCGTCGACGGGGGATTCGCCGTCGCCGGGTCGAACTTCGGGAGCCCCACCGAACCGGCCTGGGCCCTGAACCTGTTGGCCGCCGGACGGGGGTCACTGTCCTACGGCGGCGTCACCCGCGAGTTCACCTCTCACCTGGCGGTGGGCGAGGAACGGACGGCGCTCTGGCGCGAGCTGCTCGGGGTGTGGCCGAATTTCGCGCTGTACGAGCAGCGGACCACCCGGACCATCAAGGTGTTCCGGCTGACCCCGACCGGTTGA
- a CDS encoding DUF4397 domain-containing protein — MLLTATVLITACGGEAGTAVPVAAGSDSSSATPEPGSASGGGAGSDGTYDKNRTVKLGLQVRVVNTYRAPKATDGTAIDVWAGSPATGGRRLATVAYGQVSPYFAPEVPDPMGQGVTGPAAPYTLSFYPAGATAESDELISQGEDAGPGQKLTFVVGPVDPTDTGARGGSVRVLADDIGSKPKPGGFTQVTLPKVPAGQAALLLDADALQGRAGLTGNSSGLTPSTTDGQCLRYFETDSSGMGYTGALHDMSSSSVDLFGGTQYLIYQVAPGSSVRVNQPKENQGIPAACGDRPVFGPFDSHLAAGQGKYAFLYGADLTSARVVVVPVG; from the coding sequence GTGCTCCTGACGGCGACCGTGCTGATCACCGCGTGCGGCGGGGAAGCCGGTACCGCGGTTCCCGTCGCGGCCGGGTCCGATTCCTCCTCGGCCACCCCCGAGCCGGGCAGCGCCTCCGGCGGTGGGGCCGGGTCGGACGGCACGTACGACAAGAACCGCACCGTGAAGCTGGGCCTCCAGGTGCGGGTGGTGAACACCTATCGGGCGCCCAAGGCGACCGACGGCACCGCGATCGACGTGTGGGCGGGCTCCCCCGCGACCGGTGGACGCAGGCTCGCGACCGTCGCGTACGGCCAGGTCAGCCCGTATTTCGCACCGGAGGTGCCGGATCCGATGGGTCAGGGGGTGACCGGCCCCGCCGCCCCCTACACGCTCAGCTTCTACCCGGCCGGGGCCACCGCGGAGTCCGACGAGTTGATCAGTCAGGGGGAGGACGCCGGCCCCGGCCAGAAGCTGACGTTCGTCGTCGGGCCGGTCGATCCGACCGATACCGGCGCCCGCGGCGGCAGCGTGCGGGTCCTGGCCGACGACATCGGTTCCAAGCCCAAGCCGGGCGGCTTCACCCAGGTCACCCTGCCCAAGGTCCCGGCCGGTCAGGCCGCCCTGCTGCTCGACGCCGACGCCCTGCAGGGACGCGCCGGACTCACCGGCAACTCCTCCGGCCTGACCCCGTCGACCACCGACGGCCAATGCCTGCGCTACTTCGAGACGGACAGCAGCGGTATGGGTTACACCGGGGCGCTGCACGACATGTCGTCCTCGTCGGTCGACCTCTTCGGCGGTACCCAGTACCTGATCTACCAGGTGGCCCCGGGGAGCTCGGTCCGGGTGAATCAGCCGAAGGAGAATCAGGGCATTCCTGCTGCGTGCGGTGACCGGCCGGTCTTCGGACCGTTCGATTCACACCTCGCGGCCGGTCAGGGCAAGTACGCGTTCCTCTACGGAGCAGATCTCACCAGCGCACGGGTGGTGGTCGTCCCGGTGGGCTGA